The proteins below are encoded in one region of Scomber japonicus isolate fScoJap1 chromosome 24, fScoJap1.pri, whole genome shotgun sequence:
- the LOC128354345 gene encoding complement C1q-like protein 2 isoform X1, with translation MVLLVLAVAVPLLLLRTPEASAHYYEMMGTCRMVCDPYTPKPGGATAMKVIQNVNGVEPQPPVAQGSRGEPGRPGKPGPRGPPGEPGPPGPRGPTGERGESKLGFPALPGPTGTVTGDKDGVNSSASGFRIAFYVGLKNPHEGYEVLKFDDVITNLGNHYDASTGKFTCHVSGIYFFTYHVLMRGGDGTSMWADLCKNGQVRASAIAQDADQNYDYASNSAVMHLDSGDEVYVKLDGGKAHGGNNNKYSTFSGFILYPD, from the exons ATGGTTTTACTGGTTCTGGCCGTGGCTGTTCCCTTACTGCTGCTGCGCACCCCCGAAGCCTCGGCTCATTACTACGAGATGATGGGCACCTGTCGGATGGTTTGCGACCCCTACACCCCCAAACCTGGAGGCGCCACCGCCATGAAGGTGATCCAGAACGTGAACGGTGTCGAACCGCAGCCCCCGGTGGCGCAGGGGAGCCGCGGGGAGCCGGGGCGACCGGGTAAACCGGGACCTAGGGGCCCGCCGGGGGAACCAGGACCCCCGGGTCCGAGAGGGCCAACGGGAGAACGCGGCGAAAGCAAACTCGGCTTCCCTGCGTTACCCGGACCAACGGGGACTGTCACCGGGGATAAAGACGGTGTGAACTCCTCGGCCAGCGGGTTCAGGATCGCTTTTTATGTCGGTCTGAAGAATCCACACGAGGGATATGAGGTGTTAAAGTTTGATGATGTTATAACAAACTTGGGGAACCACTACGATGCAAGCACCGGGAAGTTCACCTGCCATGTGTCCGGGATCTATTTCTTTACCTACCATGTGCTGATGCGGGGAGGAGACGGGACCAGCATGTGGGCAGACCTGTGCAAAAACGGACAG GTTCGGGCCAGTGCCATAGCTCAGGATGCAGACCAGAACTACGACTACGCCAGCAACAGTGCCGTGATGCACTTGGACTCTGGAGATGAGGTCTATGTGAAACTGGACGGTGGCAAAGCTCACGGAGGCAACAACAACAAGTACAGCACCTTCTCCGGCTTTATCTTATACCCTGACTAA
- the LOC128354345 gene encoding complement C1q-like protein 2 isoform X2, giving the protein MVLLVLAVAVPLLLLRTPEASAHYYEMMGTCRMVCDPYTPKPGGATAMKPPVAQGSRGEPGRPGKPGPRGPPGEPGPPGPRGPTGERGESKLGFPALPGPTGTVTGDKDGVNSSASGFRIAFYVGLKNPHEGYEVLKFDDVITNLGNHYDASTGKFTCHVSGIYFFTYHVLMRGGDGTSMWADLCKNGQVRASAIAQDADQNYDYASNSAVMHLDSGDEVYVKLDGGKAHGGNNNKYSTFSGFILYPD; this is encoded by the exons ATGGTTTTACTGGTTCTGGCCGTGGCTGTTCCCTTACTGCTGCTGCGCACCCCCGAAGCCTCGGCTCATTACTACGAGATGATGGGCACCTGTCGGATGGTTTGCGACCCCTACACCCCCAAACCTGGAGGCGCCACCGCCATGAAG CCCCCGGTGGCGCAGGGGAGCCGCGGGGAGCCGGGGCGACCGGGTAAACCGGGACCTAGGGGCCCGCCGGGGGAACCAGGACCCCCGGGTCCGAGAGGGCCAACGGGAGAACGCGGCGAAAGCAAACTCGGCTTCCCTGCGTTACCCGGACCAACGGGGACTGTCACCGGGGATAAAGACGGTGTGAACTCCTCGGCCAGCGGGTTCAGGATCGCTTTTTATGTCGGTCTGAAGAATCCACACGAGGGATATGAGGTGTTAAAGTTTGATGATGTTATAACAAACTTGGGGAACCACTACGATGCAAGCACCGGGAAGTTCACCTGCCATGTGTCCGGGATCTATTTCTTTACCTACCATGTGCTGATGCGGGGAGGAGACGGGACCAGCATGTGGGCAGACCTGTGCAAAAACGGACAG GTTCGGGCCAGTGCCATAGCTCAGGATGCAGACCAGAACTACGACTACGCCAGCAACAGTGCCGTGATGCACTTGGACTCTGGAGATGAGGTCTATGTGAAACTGGACGGTGGCAAAGCTCACGGAGGCAACAACAACAAGTACAGCACCTTCTCCGGCTTTATCTTATACCCTGACTAA
- the LOC128354365 gene encoding homeobox protein engrailed-1-B-like translates to MEEQKEPNSGRDSTEEESMSLSPNLPSPPMILPHQAAQQAHRTTNFFIDNILRPDFGCKKEASYRERSQTPGRENVNPLVARPHTGSLCLDSNCSSDSTSSSSSPSSSSSSSSSSSPSSKQNSSKQGEAASNGTMRYADSPSSIMIVSGSSAASPPPTKESQPLLWPAWVYCTRYSDRPSSAGPRTRKLKKKKSTKEDKRPRTAFTAEQLQRLKTEFQANRYITEQRRQSLAQELNLNESQIKIWFQNKRAKIKKATGYKNGLALQLMAQGLYNHSTTTVQEEKEDSE, encoded by the exons ATGGAAGAGCAAAAGGAGCCCAACAGCGGCCGGGACTCGACCGAGGAGGAGAGCATGTCCCTGTCGCCGAACCTCCCATCCCCTCCCATGATTTTACCCCACCAGGCCGCCCAGCAGGCCCACAGAACCACCAACTTTTTCATCGATAACATCCTCCGGCCGGACTTCGGCTGCAAAAAGGAGGCGAGCTATCGAGAGCGGAGCCAGACGCCGGGTAGAGAGAACGTCAACCCGCTGGTGGCGAGGCCGCATACCGGTAGCCTCTGCCTGGACTCCAACTGTAGCAGcgacagcacctcctcctcttcttcgccctcttcttcctcctcgtcgTCGTCGTCTTCCTCGCCGTCTTCCAAGCAGAACTCGTCGAAACAAGGCGAAGCGGCGAGCAACGGGACTATGAGATATGCAGACAGCCCCTCGTCTATAATGATAGTGAGTGGCAGCAGTGCAGCTTCTCCGCCCCCAACGAAAGAAAGCCAGCCGCTGTTGTGGCCCGCTTGGGTTTACTGTACACGGTACTCGGACCGGCCCTCATCTG CGG GCCCGAGGACACGgaaactgaaaaagaagaagagcacCAAGGAGGACAAGCGGCCCAGGACAGCCTTCACGGCCGAGCAGCTGCAGAGACTGAAAACCGAGTTCCAGGCCAACCGGTACATAACGGAGCAGCGGAGACAGTCTCTGGCCCAGGAACTCAACCTCAACGAGTCCCAAATTAAAATCTGGTTCCAGAATAAGAGGGCCAAGATTAAAAAGGCCACCGGCTACAAGAATGGCCTGGCCCTGCAGCTCATGGCTCAAGGACTTTACAACCATTCAACGACCACCgtgcaggaggagaaggaggacagTGAATAG